In Sphingomonas sp. R1, a single genomic region encodes these proteins:
- a CDS encoding alpha/beta fold hydrolase, translated as MLRNETAASPEKRAAALAGLAAYQRAPRPAPRPEKPIVARAGRAMLRDYGGHGQPVVFVPSLINPPLVLDLARGNSLLRWLSRQGVRPLLVDWGTPTPEDAALDVNGHVEHLLLPLLRQIRRPPVLAGYCLGGPMAIAAAQASDVAGLVTIAAPWHFGGYGAALEGFAALWDQAYPTCERLGLVPMEVLQAGFWQLDPRRTILKYERFGRLGPRDPEARAFIALEDWANAGAPLPFAAGRQLFDDFLSADLPGRGRWQVAGRTARPETLDLPMLSLVSTTDRIVPAASAARLGEVREMALGHVGMIVGGRARKAVWEPLAHWLSTLRRTR; from the coding sequence ATGCTGCGCAACGAAACGGCAGCATCGCCGGAAAAACGGGCAGCGGCACTGGCGGGATTGGCCGCCTATCAGCGTGCGCCGCGCCCTGCCCCGCGCCCGGAAAAGCCGATCGTCGCCCGCGCCGGCCGCGCGATGCTGCGCGATTATGGCGGGCATGGGCAGCCGGTGGTGTTCGTCCCGTCGCTGATCAATCCGCCACTCGTACTGGATCTCGCGCGCGGCAATTCGCTGCTGCGCTGGCTGTCGCGCCAGGGCGTGCGGCCGCTGCTGGTCGACTGGGGGACCCCGACGCCGGAGGATGCCGCGCTGGATGTGAACGGCCATGTCGAGCACCTCCTGCTCCCGCTGCTGCGCCAGATCCGCCGCCCGCCGGTACTCGCCGGATATTGCCTGGGCGGACCGATGGCGATCGCGGCGGCGCAGGCGAGCGACGTCGCCGGCCTGGTGACGATCGCCGCGCCCTGGCACTTCGGCGGATATGGCGCGGCGCTGGAAGGCTTCGCAGCACTTTGGGATCAGGCCTATCCCACCTGCGAACGTTTGGGCCTGGTGCCGATGGAGGTGCTGCAGGCCGGCTTCTGGCAGCTCGACCCGCGCCGCACGATCCTCAAATATGAGCGCTTCGGCCGCCTCGGACCCCGGGATCCGGAGGCCCGGGCGTTCATCGCGCTGGAAGACTGGGCCAATGCCGGGGCCCCCCTCCCCTTTGCCGCGGGCCGCCAGCTGTTCGACGATTTCCTGTCGGCCGATCTGCCGGGACGCGGGCGGTGGCAGGTCGCAGGACGTACCGCGCGGCCCGAGACGCTCGATCTGCCGATGCTTTCGCTCGTCTCCACCACCGATCGCATCGTTCCCGCCGCCAGCGCGGCGCGGCTGGGCGAGGTGCGCGAGATGGCGCTCGGCCATGTCGGCATGATCGTCGGCGGCCGCGCGCGCAAGGCGGTGTGGGAGCCGCTTGCCCACTGGCTAAGCACGCTGCGCCGCACTAGATAG
- a CDS encoding F0F1 ATP synthase subunit delta: MENSGGIQASLSGRYATALFELARDAKAIEAVEASLATVRAALDESPEFKALTTSPLIGRQVAGKAVAAAAGAMGLDATTTKFLGVLAENRRLAQLPAIIRTFRALATRHRGETTAEVTSAHPLDAEQVDALKQQLRTRIGREVSVDLSVDPSLLGGLVVKIGSQMIDSSIKTRLNSLAHAMKG, from the coding sequence GTGGAGAATTCCGGCGGTATTCAGGCCAGCCTAAGCGGACGCTACGCAACCGCGCTGTTCGAGCTGGCACGTGACGCCAAGGCCATCGAGGCCGTCGAAGCCAGCCTTGCGACCGTGCGGGCGGCGCTCGACGAATCGCCCGAGTTCAAGGCGCTGACCACCAGCCCGCTGATCGGCCGCCAGGTCGCCGGCAAGGCCGTGGCCGCTGCGGCGGGCGCGATGGGCCTGGATGCGACGACGACCAAGTTCCTCGGCGTGCTCGCCGAGAACCGCCGTCTGGCACAGCTGCCGGCGATCATCCGCACCTTTCGCGCGCTGGCCACCCGCCACCGCGGCGAGACGACCGCGGAAGTGACCTCGGCACACCCGCTCGATGCCGAACAGGTCGATGCGCTCAAGCAGCAGCTCCGCACCCGTATCGGCCGCGAGGTCTCGGTCGACCTGTCGGTGGACCCCTCGCTGCTCGGCGGCCTGGTCGTGAAGATCGGCAGCCAGATGATCGATTCGTCGATCAAGACCCGACTGAACTCCCTCGCGCACGCGATGAAAGGCTGA
- a CDS encoding F0F1 ATP synthase subunit gamma encodes MANLKELKGRIASVKSTQKITKAKQMVAAAKLRKAQAAAEAARPYAQRLEGVVASLASKVGASDNAPRLLASTGKADTQLLIVANGDKGLSGAFNANIVKAAILKARTLIAEGKTVKFYLVGRKGRAVIARTFPGMIVGQFDTTAVRTPGYDEARAIAKDVTDRFFAGEFDVATLFYSHFRSALAQVPTEQQLIPVSVPETTVASAGASVEYEPDEETILADLLPRNLTVQIFKALLENQASEQGASMTAMDNATRNAGDLINRLTIQYNRSRQAAITTELVEIISGAEAL; translated from the coding sequence ATGGCCAACCTCAAGGAACTCAAGGGCCGGATCGCCTCGGTCAAGTCGACCCAGAAGATCACCAAGGCCAAGCAGATGGTGGCGGCGGCGAAGCTGCGGAAGGCGCAAGCCGCCGCAGAAGCCGCCCGTCCCTATGCCCAGCGCCTTGAGGGCGTGGTCGCCAGCCTCGCCAGCAAGGTGGGGGCGAGCGACAATGCACCGCGTCTCCTCGCCAGCACCGGCAAGGCGGACACGCAGCTCCTCATCGTCGCCAATGGCGACAAGGGCCTGTCGGGCGCGTTCAACGCCAACATCGTCAAGGCGGCGATTCTGAAGGCGCGCACGCTGATCGCCGAGGGCAAGACGGTGAAGTTCTACCTCGTCGGCCGCAAGGGCCGCGCGGTGATCGCCCGTACCTTCCCCGGCATGATCGTCGGCCAGTTCGACACCACGGCGGTGCGGACGCCGGGCTATGACGAGGCGCGCGCGATCGCCAAGGACGTGACCGACCGCTTCTTCGCGGGCGAGTTCGACGTGGCGACCCTGTTCTACTCGCACTTCCGCTCGGCGCTGGCACAAGTGCCGACCGAGCAGCAGCTGATCCCGGTCTCGGTGCCGGAGACGACGGTGGCGAGCGCGGGTGCGTCGGTCGAATATGAGCCGGACGAAGAGACGATCCTCGCCGATCTGCTGCCGCGCAACCTGACGGTGCAGATCTTCAAGGCGCTGCTGGAGAACCAGGCCAGCGAGCAGGGCGCGTCGATGACCGCGATGGACAACGCCACGCGCAACGCCGGCGACCTGATCAACCGTCTGACGATCCAGTATAACCGTTCCCGCCAGGCCGCGATCACGACCGAGCTGGTGGAAATCATCTCGGGCGCCGAAGCGCTCTAA
- a CDS encoding ATP synthase F1 subunit epsilon yields the protein MLHFELVTPERLVRSEEVHMVVVPGSEGDFGVLEGHAPIMSTIRDGNIELYKAGATTPELIRVEGGFAEVNERGLTVLAERAE from the coding sequence ATGCTGCACTTCGAACTCGTCACCCCGGAACGTCTCGTCCGCTCGGAAGAGGTCCATATGGTCGTCGTCCCCGGCAGCGAGGGCGATTTCGGCGTGCTCGAAGGCCATGCGCCGATCATGTCGACGATCCGCGACGGCAATATCGAGCTGTACAAGGCCGGCGCCACCACGCCCGAGCTGATCCGCGTCGAGGGCGGTTTCGCCGAGGTCAACGAGCGCGGCCTCACTGTGCTGGCCGAACGCGCCGAATAA
- a CDS encoding acetyl-CoA C-acetyltransferase yields the protein MTDVVITAAKRTPVGSFLGAFAATPAHELGRIAIEAALADAGVKGEEVSEVILGQVLTAAQGQNPARQASMNAGVPKEVPAWSVQQVCGSGLRAVALGFQSIRNGDATIIVAGGQESMSMSPHAQSLRPGTKMGDLSLVDTMIKDGLTDVFNGYHMGITAENLAEQYQVTRGEQDEFAVRSQNLAEKARADGRFKDEIAPVTIKTRKGETVVADDEYIRAGATVDGVAGLRPAFKKDGTVTAANASGLNDGAAALVLMSREEAEKRGAPILATIKSWASTGVDPAVMGIGPVTASRKALEKAGWTVGELDLIEANEAFAAQALSVGKELGWDADKVNVNGGAIAIGHPIGASGARILTTLVHEMNKRDAKKGLATLCIGGGMGIALCVERD from the coding sequence ATGACCGACGTCGTGATCACCGCCGCCAAGCGTACCCCGGTGGGCAGCTTTCTCGGTGCCTTCGCCGCAACGCCCGCGCACGAGCTTGGCCGCATTGCGATCGAAGCAGCGCTCGCCGATGCAGGCGTGAAGGGCGAGGAGGTCTCCGAAGTCATTCTCGGCCAGGTGCTCACCGCCGCGCAGGGGCAGAACCCCGCCCGTCAGGCATCGATGAACGCCGGCGTGCCCAAGGAAGTGCCGGCGTGGAGCGTGCAGCAGGTCTGCGGCTCGGGCCTGCGCGCGGTGGCGCTGGGCTTCCAGTCGATCCGCAACGGCGACGCGACGATCATCGTCGCGGGCGGCCAGGAATCGATGTCGATGAGCCCGCACGCCCAGTCGCTGCGTCCCGGCACCAAGATGGGCGACCTGAGCCTCGTCGACACGATGATCAAGGACGGCCTGACCGACGTGTTCAACGGCTATCACATGGGCATCACCGCCGAGAACCTTGCCGAGCAGTATCAGGTGACGCGCGGCGAGCAGGACGAATTCGCGGTCCGCTCGCAGAACCTGGCCGAGAAGGCGCGCGCCGATGGCCGCTTCAAGGACGAGATCGCACCCGTGACGATCAAGACCCGCAAGGGTGAGACGGTGGTCGCCGACGACGAATATATCCGCGCAGGTGCAACCGTGGACGGCGTCGCCGGCCTGCGCCCGGCCTTCAAGAAGGACGGTACCGTCACCGCCGCCAACGCCTCGGGCCTCAACGACGGCGCCGCCGCGCTGGTGCTGATGAGCCGCGAGGAGGCCGAGAAGCGCGGCGCGCCGATCCTCGCCACGATCAAGAGCTGGGCGAGCACCGGCGTCGATCCCGCCGTCATGGGCATCGGCCCGGTCACCGCGAGCCGCAAGGCACTGGAAAAGGCCGGCTGGACGGTCGGCGAGCTCGACCTGATCGAGGCGAACGAGGCGTTCGCGGCGCAGGCGCTGTCGGTCGGCAAGGAACTTGGCTGGGATGCCGACAAGGTCAACGTGAACGGCGGCGCGATCGCCATCGGCCACCCGATCGGCGCCTCGGGCGCGCGCATCCTGACCACGCTGGTCCACGAGATGAACAAGCGCGACGCGAAGAAGGGCCTGGCCACGCTGTGCATCGGCGGCGGCATGGGCATCGCGCTCTGCGTCGAGCGGGACTGA
- a CDS encoding DEAD/DEAH box helicase has protein sequence MLFKDLGLSETVLAALSAKGYSEATPIQAQSIPALLEGRDLLGIAQTGTGKTAAFMLPSIDRLVASGKRAQPRGCRMLVLAPTRELAAQIADNAKHYASGTGLRIATVFGGTSVHKNKTDLARGVDILVATPGRLVDLLDQCYMILLGIEILVLDEADQMLDLGFIHALRRIVKELPAKRQSLFFSATMPKTIRELASQFIHNPVEVKVTPVATTAERVEQFVTYVNQTEKQALLTMQLRNPDIDRALIFTRTKHGADRVVRLLAGNGIAANAIHGNKSQPQRERALGEFRSGKVKLMVATDIAARGIDVSGVSHVFNFELPNVPEQYVHRIGRTARAGADGIAISYCADDERPYLKDIERLTRQKLTVQPLPENFMAEADKIKSTRSPMPASRDEQNGRNGRAMQHASGRRGDGQPARGGRGGPRSDAPRGGEQRRAEGPRGEQPRRQEGAGHAGAGAGAGRGPGAPKRKFNARPAGSGQGRPGGNRGQGQGGGAGRSR, from the coding sequence ATGTTGTTCAAAGACCTCGGCCTTTCCGAGACCGTCCTCGCTGCGCTTTCGGCGAAGGGCTATAGCGAAGCTACGCCGATCCAGGCGCAGTCGATCCCCGCGCTGCTCGAAGGGCGCGACCTGCTCGGCATCGCCCAGACCGGCACCGGCAAGACCGCCGCGTTCATGCTCCCCTCGATCGATCGCCTCGTCGCCAGCGGCAAGCGTGCCCAGCCGCGCGGCTGCCGCATGCTCGTCCTCGCGCCGACCCGCGAGCTTGCCGCGCAGATCGCCGACAACGCCAAGCACTACGCCAGCGGCACCGGCCTGCGCATCGCCACCGTGTTCGGCGGCACTTCGGTCCACAAGAACAAGACCGATCTGGCGCGCGGCGTCGACATCCTCGTCGCCACGCCGGGCCGCCTCGTCGACCTGCTCGACCAGTGCTACATGATCCTGCTCGGGATCGAGATCCTGGTGCTCGACGAAGCCGACCAGATGCTCGACCTCGGCTTCATCCACGCGCTGCGCCGCATCGTGAAGGAACTGCCGGCCAAGCGCCAGTCGCTGTTCTTCTCGGCGACCATGCCCAAGACGATCCGCGAGCTGGCCAGCCAGTTCATCCACAATCCGGTGGAAGTGAAGGTGACCCCGGTCGCCACCACCGCGGAGCGCGTCGAGCAGTTCGTCACCTATGTGAACCAGACCGAGAAGCAGGCGCTGCTGACCATGCAGCTGCGCAACCCGGACATCGACCGCGCGCTGATCTTCACCCGCACCAAGCATGGTGCCGACCGCGTCGTGCGGCTGCTCGCCGGCAACGGCATCGCCGCCAACGCGATCCACGGCAACAAGAGCCAGCCGCAGCGCGAGCGGGCGCTGGGCGAGTTCCGCTCGGGCAAGGTCAAGCTGATGGTGGCGACCGACATCGCCGCGCGCGGCATCGACGTGTCGGGGGTGAGCCATGTGTTCAACTTCGAGCTGCCGAACGTGCCCGAGCAATATGTCCACCGCATCGGCCGCACCGCGCGCGCCGGCGCCGACGGCATCGCGATCAGCTACTGCGCCGATGACGAGCGTCCGTATCTGAAGGACATCGAGCGGCTGACCCGCCAGAAGCTCACCGTGCAGCCGCTGCCGGAGAACTTCATGGCCGAGGCCGACAAGATCAAGTCGACCCGCTCGCCGATGCCGGCGAGCCGCGACGAGCAAAACGGCCGCAACGGCCGCGCGATGCAGCATGCCTCGGGCCGTCGTGGCGACGGCCAGCCGGCGCGTGGCGGTCGCGGCGGGCCGCGCAGCGATGCGCCGCGCGGTGGCGAGCAGCGCCGGGCCGAAGGTCCGCGCGGGGAGCAGCCGCGTCGCCAGGAAGGTGCCGGTCACGCCGGTGCTGGCGCCGGTGCCGGTCGCGGTCCGGGCGCGCCGAAGCGCAAGTTCAACGCACGCCCGGCGGGCAGCGGCCAGGGTCGTCCCGGCGGCAATCGCGGCCAGGGCCAAGGCGGCGGCGCAGGTCGCTCGCGCTGA
- a CDS encoding PEPxxWA-CTERM sorting domain-containing protein gives MTMRTALMAAALALGAVTPAAAQATVVITGIDDNPGYLKGDLMVYTPTGFRGTDPGMSRFRFTGTENGKAVEFLTYCVAAFTGLGEGSFERADIASVLSDSTRQQQLLTLLTHSDLLLGKETDLLAQKTISAATQLAVWEILEEHGGSYDTTGGQFYTTGGNSDDARALANDYLTQITTGGWTAIAGHKLQVLFSNDQQSQVFLTAVPEPASWATMIGGFALVGGMFRRRRAAAYRVA, from the coding sequence ATGACGATGCGTACTGCACTGATGGCCGCTGCTCTGGCGCTTGGCGCCGTGACGCCTGCCGCGGCACAAGCCACGGTGGTGATTACCGGCATCGACGACAACCCGGGCTACCTCAAGGGCGACCTGATGGTCTACACGCCGACCGGGTTCCGTGGCACCGATCCGGGCATGAGCCGGTTCCGCTTCACCGGCACCGAGAATGGCAAGGCCGTCGAGTTCCTGACCTATTGCGTGGCCGCCTTCACTGGCCTTGGCGAAGGCAGCTTCGAGCGCGCCGACATAGCATCCGTGCTGAGCGACTCCACCCGCCAGCAGCAGCTTCTGACGCTGCTCACCCATTCGGACCTGCTGCTCGGCAAGGAGACCGACCTGCTCGCCCAGAAGACCATCTCGGCCGCCACCCAGCTGGCCGTGTGGGAGATCCTGGAGGAGCATGGCGGCAGCTACGACACCACCGGCGGCCAGTTCTACACCACCGGCGGCAACAGCGACGACGCGCGCGCGCTGGCAAACGACTATCTGACGCAGATCACCACCGGCGGCTGGACGGCGATCGCCGGTCACAAGCTGCAGGTGCTGTTCTCGAACGACCAGCAGAGCCAGGTCTTTCTCACCGCGGTGCCCGAGCCCGCGAGCTGGGCGACGATGATCGGTGGCTTCGCGCTGGTCGGCGGCATGTTCCGCCGCCGCCGCGCCGCGGCGTATCGCGTCGCCTGA
- the atpA gene encoding F0F1 ATP synthase subunit alpha: MDIRAAEISKVIKDQIANFGTEAQVSEIGQVLSVGDGIARIHGLDNVQAGEMVEFANGVQGMALNLEADNVGVVIFGSDAEIKEGDTVKRTGTIVDVPVGKGLLGRVVDGLGNPIDGKGPIEYTERRRVEVKAPGIIPRKSVHEPVQTGLKAIDALVPIGRGQRELIIGDRQTGKTAVAIDTFINQKGPNSSGDEGKKLYCIYVAVGQKRSTVAQIVRQLEENGAMEYSIVVAATASEPAPLQFLAPYTGCAMGEFFRDNGMHAVIVYDDLSKQAVAYRQMSLLLRRPPGREAYPGDVFYLHSRLLERAAKMNDANGNGSLTALPIIETQAGDVSAYIPTNVISITDGQIFLETNLFYQGIRPAINVGLSVSRVGSSAQTKAMKKVSGSIKLELAQYREMAAFAQFGSDLDASTQKLLNRGARLTELLKQPQFSPLSFEEQTISIFAGTNGYLDNVAVKDVVRFEAAMLAHFRSQHAEVLAEIRDTKAFENGTRDKVKGVLDAFTKTFA, encoded by the coding sequence ATGGATATCCGCGCCGCAGAAATCTCGAAGGTCATCAAGGACCAGATCGCCAATTTCGGCACCGAAGCGCAGGTTTCGGAAATCGGCCAGGTGCTGTCCGTCGGCGACGGCATCGCGCGCATCCACGGGCTGGACAATGTCCAGGCCGGCGAGATGGTCGAGTTCGCCAATGGCGTGCAGGGCATGGCGCTCAACCTCGAGGCCGATAACGTCGGCGTCGTGATCTTCGGCTCGGACGCCGAGATCAAGGAAGGCGACACCGTCAAGCGCACCGGCACGATCGTGGACGTCCCCGTCGGCAAGGGCCTGCTCGGTCGCGTCGTCGACGGCCTGGGCAACCCGATCGATGGCAAGGGCCCGATCGAATATACCGAGCGTCGCCGCGTCGAAGTGAAGGCGCCGGGCATCATCCCGCGCAAGTCGGTGCACGAGCCGGTGCAGACCGGCCTCAAGGCGATCGACGCCCTCGTGCCGATCGGCCGTGGCCAGCGCGAGCTGATCATCGGCGATCGCCAGACCGGCAAGACCGCCGTCGCGATCGACACCTTCATCAACCAGAAGGGCCCGAACAGCTCGGGCGACGAAGGCAAGAAGCTCTACTGCATCTACGTCGCCGTCGGCCAGAAGCGCTCGACCGTCGCGCAGATCGTCCGCCAGCTCGAAGAGAATGGCGCGATGGAATATTCGATCGTCGTCGCCGCGACCGCGTCTGAGCCGGCCCCGCTGCAGTTCCTCGCGCCCTATACCGGCTGCGCGATGGGCGAGTTCTTCCGCGACAACGGCATGCACGCCGTGATCGTGTATGACGATCTTTCGAAGCAGGCCGTCGCCTATCGTCAGATGTCGCTGCTGCTCCGCCGTCCGCCGGGCCGCGAAGCCTATCCGGGCGACGTGTTCTATCTCCACAGCCGCCTGCTCGAGCGCGCCGCGAAGATGAACGACGCCAACGGCAACGGCTCGCTGACCGCACTGCCGATCATCGAGACCCAGGCGGGCGACGTGTCGGCCTATATTCCGACCAACGTGATCTCGATCACCGACGGCCAGATCTTCCTCGAGACCAACCTGTTCTACCAGGGCATCCGTCCGGCGATCAACGTGGGTCTGTCGGTGTCGCGCGTGGGTTCGTCGGCGCAGACCAAGGCGATGAAGAAGGTGTCGGGCTCGATCAAGCTCGAGCTCGCCCAGTATCGCGAAATGGCCGCGTTCGCGCAGTTCGGTTCGGACCTCGACGCCTCGACCCAGAAGCTGCTCAACCGCGGTGCGCGCCTGACCGAGCTGCTCAAGCAGCCGCAGTTCAGCCCGCTGTCGTTCGAAGAGCAGACCATCTCGATCTTCGCCGGCACCAACGGCTACCTCGACAATGTCGCGGTCAAGGACGTGGTCCGCTTCGAAGCCGCGATGCTCGCGCACTTCCGTTCGCAGCATGCCGAGGTGCTCGCCGAGATTCGCGATACCAAGGCCTTCGAGAACGGTACGCGAGACAAGGTGAAGGGCGTGCTCGACGCCTTCACCAAGACCTTCGCCTAA
- a CDS encoding PilZ domain-containing protein: protein MLVARLEVWGSMDARGAVRFLVQSETTVRGMDGRPFDAVVENFSRTGFLFTAEVELAPGTLIWIGLSGAGAREAKVVWQEGARHGCEFLMPLGRRDLQHAFRSRDAIVEDLEARLRRASMLPDPPSEQD, encoded by the coding sequence GTGCTCGTCGCGAGGCTGGAAGTGTGGGGAAGCATGGACGCGCGCGGCGCGGTGCGCTTCCTCGTGCAGAGCGAAACCACGGTGCGCGGCATGGACGGGCGGCCGTTCGACGCGGTGGTCGAGAATTTCTCCCGCACCGGCTTCCTGTTCACCGCCGAGGTGGAACTGGCGCCAGGCACGCTGATCTGGATCGGCCTCTCGGGCGCGGGCGCGCGCGAAGCAAAGGTCGTGTGGCAGGAAGGCGCGCGGCACGGCTGCGAGTTCCTGATGCCGCTGGGCCGCCGCGACCTGCAGCACGCCTTCCGCAGCCGCGACGCGATCGTCGAGGATCTCGAAGCGCGACTCCGCCGCGCGAGCATGCTGCCGGATCCACCGTCCGAGCAGGACTAG
- the phaR gene encoding polyhydroxyalkanoate synthesis repressor PhaR yields the protein MKKAAPGSGPVIIKKYANRRLYNTETSSYITLEHLAAMTREGRDFKVVDAKTEEDITHNVLTQIIMEEEARGQTMLPVNFLRQLIALYGDSMQAMVPGYLEASMDSFRRNQEQFKSAVEGAFANSPFAEIAKRNMAMFEAAASAFQPGGAANPTPTAGPAPAAAAASEGSGDDVSALKAELARLQEKIEKLGK from the coding sequence ATGAAGAAAGCTGCACCCGGAAGCGGTCCGGTCATCATCAAGAAGTACGCGAACCGTCGGCTCTACAACACCGAGACTTCGTCCTACATCACGCTCGAGCATCTCGCAGCGATGACGCGCGAAGGCCGCGACTTCAAGGTGGTCGATGCCAAGACCGAGGAAGACATCACCCATAACGTCCTCACCCAGATTATCATGGAAGAGGAAGCGCGCGGGCAGACGATGCTGCCGGTCAACTTCCTGCGCCAGCTGATCGCGCTGTACGGCGATTCGATGCAGGCGATGGTGCCGGGCTATCTCGAAGCGTCGATGGACAGCTTCCGCCGCAACCAGGAGCAGTTCAAGTCGGCGGTCGAGGGCGCCTTCGCCAACTCGCCCTTCGCGGAGATCGCCAAGCGCAACATGGCGATGTTCGAGGCGGCGGCCAGTGCCTTCCAGCCCGGTGGCGCAGCGAACCCGACGCCGACCGCGGGACCCGCTCCGGCAGCAGCGGCCGCATCCGAGGGCAGCGGCGACGACGTATCGGCACTCAAGGCCGAACTCGCGCGGCTGCAGGAAAAGATCGAGAAACTGGGCAAGTAA
- the atpD gene encoding F0F1 ATP synthase subunit beta encodes MATAAVDTTPTTGTNNVGRISQVIGAVVDVTFENNLPAILSALETQNNGNRLVLEVAQHLGENTVRTIAMDATEGLTRGQTVTDTGNQIQVPVGPATLGRILNVVGEPIDERGPVSTDLRAPIHAKAPEFIEQSTDSAILVTGIKVIDLLAPYAKGGKIGLFGGAGVGKTVLIQELINNIAKGHGGTSVFAGVGERTREGNDLYHEFLDAGVIAKDADGNAITEGSKVALVYGQMNEPPGARARVALSGLTIAEYFRDVEGQDVLFFVDNIFRFTQAGAEVSALLGRIPSAVGYQPTLSTDMGALQERITSTTKGSITSVQAVYVPADDLTDPAPATSFAHLDATTVLNRAISELGIYPAVDPLDSTSRVLEPRVVGQEHYETARAVQAILQKYKSLQDIIAILGMDELSEEDKLTVARARKIQRFLSQPFHVAEVFTGIPGAFVQLEDTVRSFKAVVDGEYDHLPEAAFYMVGGIDDAIAKAKKLADEA; translated from the coding sequence ATGGCAACCGCCGCTGTAGACACCACCCCGACCACGGGTACCAACAATGTCGGCCGCATCAGCCAGGTGATCGGCGCGGTCGTCGACGTGACGTTCGAGAACAACCTGCCGGCGATCCTTTCGGCGCTGGAGACCCAGAACAACGGCAACCGCCTGGTTCTCGAAGTCGCGCAGCATCTGGGCGAGAACACCGTCCGCACGATCGCGATGGACGCGACCGAGGGCCTGACCCGCGGCCAGACCGTGACCGACACCGGCAACCAGATCCAGGTGCCCGTCGGCCCGGCGACGCTCGGCCGCATCCTCAACGTCGTCGGCGAGCCGATCGACGAGCGTGGTCCGGTCAGCACCGATCTCCGCGCGCCGATCCACGCCAAGGCCCCCGAGTTCATCGAGCAGTCGACCGACAGCGCGATTCTCGTCACCGGCATCAAGGTGATCGACCTGCTCGCGCCGTACGCGAAGGGCGGCAAGATCGGCCTGTTCGGCGGCGCCGGCGTGGGCAAGACCGTGCTCATCCAGGAGCTGATCAACAACATCGCGAAGGGCCATGGCGGCACCTCGGTGTTCGCAGGCGTGGGCGAGCGTACCCGTGAGGGCAACGATCTCTATCACGAGTTCCTCGACGCCGGCGTTATCGCCAAGGACGCCGACGGCAACGCCATCACCGAGGGCTCGAAGGTTGCCCTCGTTTACGGTCAGATGAACGAGCCGCCGGGCGCCCGCGCTCGCGTCGCGCTGTCGGGCCTGACGATCGCTGAATATTTCCGCGACGTCGAAGGCCAGGACGTGCTGTTCTTCGTCGACAACATCTTCCGCTTCACCCAGGCGGGCGCGGAAGTGTCGGCACTGCTCGGCCGTATTCCGTCGGCGGTGGGCTATCAGCCGACCCTGTCGACCGACATGGGCGCGCTGCAGGAGCGCATCACCTCCACCACCAAGGGTTCGATCACCTCGGTGCAGGCCGTGTACGTGCCCGCCGACGATCTTACCGATCCGGCGCCGGCAACCTCGTTCGCCCACTTGGACGCGACGACCGTGCTCAATCGCGCCATCTCCGAGCTGGGCATCTACCCGGCGGTGGATCCGCTCGACTCGACCAGCCGCGTGCTCGAGCCGCGCGTCGTCGGCCAGGAGCATTACGAGACGGCACGTGCGGTGCAGGCCATCCTGCAGAAGTACAAGTCGCTGCAGGACATCATCGCGATCCTGGGCATGGACGAGCTTTCCGAAGAGGATAAGCTGACCGTCGCCCGCGCCCGCAAGATCCAGCGCTTCCTCAGCCAGCCGTTCCACGTCGCCGAAGTGTTCACCGGCATTCCGGGCGCCTTCGTGCAGCTGGAAGACACGGTGCGCTCGTTCAAGGCGGTGGTCGACGGCGAGTATGACCATCTGCCGGAAGCGGCCTTCTACATGGTCGGCGGCATCGACGATGCGATCGCCAAGGCGAAGAAGCTCGCCGACGAGGCGTAA